A stretch of Aerococcus urinaehominis DNA encodes these proteins:
- a CDS encoding lipocalin-like domain-containing protein: MSKVTAENIIGCWELVSYQSENEAGETIYPLGQDAQGYIMYTPDGYMSAQLMAPGRPAYASGDLHRGSQDEMAQAAAGYMAYTGPYDIDEDKQELTHHMTLSMNPTWLGQSQPRVVSLEGDLLKIYNGLKPADQLVWRRAGQHDVKEDK, translated from the coding sequence ATGAGTAAAGTAACTGCAGAAAATATCATAGGTTGCTGGGAACTTGTCAGCTACCAAAGTGAAAATGAAGCAGGAGAAACAATATACCCCTTGGGCCAAGATGCTCAGGGCTATATTATGTATACGCCCGACGGCTATATGTCCGCCCAATTAATGGCTCCAGGACGACCGGCTTATGCCTCTGGAGACCTACATCGCGGTAGCCAGGATGAAATGGCACAGGCCGCAGCAGGCTATATGGCTTATACCGGTCCTTATGACATTGATGAAGACAAGCAGGAGCTAACCCACCATATGACGCTGTCTATGAACCCAACTTGGTTAGGCCAGTCACAACCACGTGTGGTGAGTCTAGAAGGAGACCTTTTGAAAATTTATAACGGCTTGAAACCAGCTGACCAATTAGTTTGGCGGCGGGCAGGCCAACACGATGTAAAGGAGGACAAGTAA
- a CDS encoding SDR family NAD(P)-dependent oxidoreductase — MSRTVIVTGGGQGIGFAIAEKFVAEGDWVAIVDLKEEIAQAAAERLGRAKAYVCDVTDEDQVKATIQAILNDRPSIDVLVNNAGMQYIAPVTDFPYAKFQQVVNVILGGTFLMTKYSLPSMIDQKKGRIITISSGHGRRPDKYKSAYVAAKHAQIGFTNTVAMEYASEGITANCVLPGPTRTQLIENQLADLAHQDGTSEEEALQTHILGNQWLGRLLEPAELAASVYFLASDQAGAITGEALGVTGGE, encoded by the coding sequence ATGAGTAGAACAGTTATTGTAACCGGCGGCGGGCAAGGGATTGGATTTGCTATCGCTGAAAAATTTGTTGCTGAGGGAGACTGGGTAGCAATTGTCGACCTTAAGGAAGAAATTGCCCAAGCAGCTGCAGAAAGACTAGGCCGAGCAAAGGCTTATGTTTGCGATGTAACAGATGAAGACCAGGTTAAGGCGACTATCCAGGCCATCCTAAATGACCGACCAAGTATAGATGTTTTGGTAAACAATGCGGGTATGCAATATATTGCCCCAGTTACAGATTTCCCTTATGCAAAATTCCAGCAAGTCGTCAATGTTATTCTGGGTGGCACCTTCCTAATGACGAAGTATAGCCTGCCTAGCATGATTGATCAGAAAAAAGGGCGTATTATTACGATTTCTTCCGGCCATGGCCGGCGACCCGACAAGTACAAGTCTGCCTATGTCGCTGCCAAGCATGCCCAGATCGGCTTTACCAATACTGTAGCTATGGAATATGCAAGTGAGGGTATTACAGCTAATTGTGTCCTACCTGGTCCGACCCGGACACAATTAATTGAAAACCAGCTTGCTGATCTAGCCCACCAGGACGGCACCAGTGAAGAAGAAGCACTACAAACGCATATCCTTGGTAACCAGTGGCTAGGACGATTATTAGAGCCAGCTGAATTAGCTGCCTCAGTTTATTTTTTAGCCTCTGATCAAGCAGGGGCTATTACTGGAGAAGCCCTAGGCGTAACCGGAGGAGAATAA
- a CDS encoding YrhK family protein, whose translation MVKVKSRRYQEEPATEQDIIMKIGPLRLYFQNTYTIISLVNDIITGALYFIGSICNFVGAPAIYGNSLYLIGGFSFVMRPIIKLIHNIHIYNKQPDKKHKDEAQFNRDKLIEVKHSQQAAAQKQDYLGQAYQDEYYNSNQ comes from the coding sequence TTGGTTAAAGTTAAATCACGTCGCTACCAGGAAGAACCGGCAACAGAGCAGGATATTATTATGAAAATCGGCCCACTACGTCTGTATTTTCAAAATACCTACACCATTATCTCCTTAGTCAATGACATTATTACCGGTGCCCTTTACTTTATTGGCTCCATCTGTAACTTTGTTGGTGCTCCTGCTATTTATGGCAATAGTCTTTACTTAATCGGCGGCTTTAGTTTTGTGATGCGTCCCATCATTAAGTTGATTCATAACATCCATATTTATAACAAGCAGCCCGATAAAAAGCATAAAGATGAGGCACAGTTTAACCGGGATAAATTGATTGAAGTTAAACATTCCCAACAAGCAGCTGCGCAAAAACAAGATTATTTAGGCCAGGCTTATCAGGATGAATATTATAATAGCAATCAATAA
- a CDS encoding 2-keto-3-deoxygluconate permease, with protein MFKKINQVPAGMFLIPMVVSLILVSIFPNMYDVFGGTTQETFQKGTSVVIGLLVFAAGTSLDIKQIGPLLKRHLPMIIFKLVLSTLYVMIYYWLFGLDGIAGISLLSFACVIYSLNPAVALAIHSTYGDKQFGAVYGIFGILGMSFTPLSLLSLLTADGGAGGIDWNPIISIFIPLFAGMALGNLDTDFADFFMPMIGRLLPFLGWNLGAGMNIGEALQSGLAGLLMSGLFMVLMLPLIPFDKYVTKQNAGVDGAAIWNVAGMSVANPAVIGAALPALFADQVNAATAIVMMVCIITSIISPIVAQRLYTKAYGENA; from the coding sequence ATGTTTAAAAAAATTAACCAGGTCCCAGCGGGTATGTTTTTAATTCCAATGGTGGTCTCTTTAATTTTAGTTTCGATTTTTCCTAATATGTATGATGTTTTTGGTGGCACCACCCAAGAAACCTTTCAAAAGGGAACGTCGGTAGTTATTGGGCTCCTAGTCTTTGCGGCCGGTACCAGCTTAGATATCAAGCAAATTGGCCCCTTACTCAAGCGCCACCTACCCATGATTATCTTTAAGCTCGTCCTATCTACCCTTTATGTCATGATTTATTATTGGTTATTTGGCCTGGATGGGATTGCTGGTATCAGTCTTTTATCATTTGCTTGCGTCATTTATTCGCTAAATCCGGCGGTAGCGCTAGCTATTCATTCAACATATGGCGACAAGCAATTTGGAGCGGTTTATGGGATTTTCGGTATCTTAGGCATGTCATTTACACCACTAAGTTTACTCAGTTTATTGACTGCTGATGGTGGTGCTGGCGGTATCGATTGGAATCCAATTATCTCTATTTTTATTCCTTTGTTTGCCGGTATGGCTTTAGGTAATCTGGATACGGATTTTGCGGATTTCTTTATGCCAATGATTGGTCGACTCTTACCATTTCTAGGTTGGAACTTAGGAGCTGGTATGAACATTGGTGAAGCCCTACAATCAGGCTTGGCCGGTCTCCTCATGTCAGGCTTGTTTATGGTGCTTATGCTACCGCTAATTCCATTTGACAAGTATGTGACCAAGCAAAACGCTGGTGTAGATGGTGCTGCTATCTGGAATGTAGCGGGGATGTCAGTAGCTAATCCTGCTGTTATTGGCGCAGCGCTACCTGCACTATTTGCAGACCAAGTTAATGCTGCGACCGCTATTGTCATGATGGTATGTATTATTACATCTATCATATCCCCAATTGTCGCACAAAGACTCTACACAAAGGCTTATGGCGAAAATGCATAA